From Ascaphus truei isolate aAscTru1 chromosome 20, aAscTru1.hap1, whole genome shotgun sequence, one genomic window encodes:
- the LOC142470914 gene encoding olfactory receptor 11A1-like: protein MLEENQTTVTEFLLLGFQNLQSFNVAHFILFLMIYIMTLAGNLLIIILVSSSQSLKSPMYFFLCHLSLSDMLLTTNIAPTMLRVVLNGGGTIHVTGCIMQVNIHGVSAAVECLLLTVMSYDRYLAICNPLRYTSIMDLRLSLHLVTWSWLIAFMLILSMLIRLFQLQFCGPHIIDHYFCDFDPLLELSCSDTSIVKLEEFILTLPLTVFPFVFITSTYVSISLTILRIPSTTGRQKAFSTCSSHLTVVGTYYGSLITVYMMPSRGHSFNINKVLSLLYTVGTPFFNPIIYSLRNQEIKAALIKCPFIRRSSSF from the coding sequence ATGCTGGAAGAGAACCAGACAACAGTCACTGAATTTCTGCTCCTGGGATTTCAAAACTTGCAAAGCTTCAATGTCGCCCACTTCATTCTGTTTCTCATGATCTACATCATGACATTAGCTGGAAACCTGCTGATCATCATTTTGGTGTCAAGCAGCCAAAGCCTTAAATCTCCCATGTACTTCTTCCTCTGTCACCTGTCCTTGTCTGATATGTTACTTACCACAAACATAGCCCCTACCATGCTACGTGTTGTATTGAATGGAGGGGGCACCATACATGTTACTGGCTGCATCATGCAAGTGAACATCCACGGTGTTTCAGCAGCTGTAGAGTGTCTTCTTCTCACAGTGATGTCCTACGACCGGTACCTTGCCATCTGCAACCCACTGCGTTACACCTCTATCATGGACCTTAGACTTAGTCTCCACCTTGTTACCTGGTCTTGGCTGATAGCATTTATGTTAATACTATCCATGCTTATTCGTCTATTTCAGTTACAGTTCTGTGGTCCCCATATCATTGACCATTACTTCTGTGATTTTGATCCTCTTCTAGAGCTCTCTTGTTCAGACACCTCTATTGTGAAACTAGAAGAATTTATCTTAACCCTCCCTCTAACCGTCTTCCCATTTGTCTTCATCACTTCCACATATGTCTCCATCTCCCTCACCATCCTCAGAATCCCATCCACCACTGGGAGACAGAAAGCATTCTCCACCTGTAGCTCTCACCTGACTGTCGTGGGCACATATTATGGGAGTCTAATAACGGTTTACATGATGCCATCCAGAGGACACTCATTTAATATAAACAAGGTCTTATCCCTTCTCTACACAGTGGGGACACCTTTTTTCAACCCAATTATATATAGTTTGAGAAATCAGGAGATCAAGGCAGCTCTGATAAAGTGCCCCTTTATAAGGAGAAGTTCttctttttaa